Within Paenibacillus sabinae T27, the genomic segment ACAGTGTAAATTCGCTGCCTTCGCCCTCCCTGGACTCCAGTACAATGCCTCCGCCCATTAAGCGCGACAGCTCGCGGCTGATGGACAGGCCAAGGCCGGTGCCGCCGTATTTGCGGCTGGTCGTTCCGTCCGCCTGCTGAAACGCCTCGAATACCAAATCCTTTTTGTCCTCCGGTATGCCGATGCCGCTGTCCTTGACGCTTATAGCCATATATTCCCGGTCCAGCGGCAAATACACCGGCAGAGACTTCTCGCTTGCGCGGCTGACCGAGAACTCCACAAAGCCTTTATTCGTAAACTTGAAGGCATTGGACAGAAGATTGCGGAGCACCTGCTTCAGCCTGTAGCCGTCGGTTACAATATGATCCGGCAGAGGCTCGTTGAAGGATAAACGCAGAGAAAGGCCCTTCTTCTGAGCCACAGGGGCAAAGTTCTGCTTCACGAACGTTTTCAGATCCGTGAGGGTGACTTTCTCGCGGTTCAGCTCCATCTTGCCCGCGTCCGCCTTCGATAAATCGAGAATTTCATCAATCATCTTCAGCAGATCCGATCCCGACGTGTAGATGGTCTGGGAGAATTCCACCTGCTTATCCGTCAGATTGCCTTCCTTGTTCTCCATCAGAAGCTGGGACAGGATAAGCAGGCTGTTCAGCGGAGTCCGCAGCTCGTGGGACATATTGGCCATGAACTCGGATTTGTACCTGCTTGTAACGGTCAACTGCATGGCCTGCTTCTCCAATTGGACCCGGGCGCTCTCAATCTCATCCTTTTGCTCCTCAATGAGCCCAACCTGTTCCTCCAGCGAGCGCGTCTTGGCTACCAATTCGCTGTTGTAATGCTCCAGCTCTTCCTGCTGGCGCTGCAGAAGCTCTTCGGAACGCTTGAGAGCTTCCGTCTGCTCTTCCAGGTTCTCATTGGAACGTCTAAGCTCCTCCTGCTGGGACTGCAGCTCTTCGGATTGGCACTGCAGCTCTTCCGTAAGGGCCTGCGATTCCCGCAGCAGCTCCTCAACCACCAGACGATGCGTCGTATTATTAACGATTGCCGCCAAATTCACGGCAAGCTGCTCCAGCAGCTCGTAATGCAGCTCCGAAAACGGCTTGAACGAGGCAAATTCCATAACGCCCAGCAGCTCCTCGTTGAATAGAAGCGGGTAAATCGCAATATTGCCCGGAGCCGAGCTTCCAAAGCCTGAAGCAACCTTGAGATAATCTTCGGGCGCGCTTTCCAGCCGGATCGGCTTCCGGTCCAGCGCGCATTGGCCGACAAGGCCGCTGCCAAGGTCGAAGCCGTCCCTGGGTTTGCTCTCGTCAAACGCATATGCCCCGTAGATCCCGAGCCTGTCCGGATGGTTCTTCTCTCTCAGATACACCGCGCTGAACTTCGCTCCGACAACGGGGGCGAACTCGCTCACGAAGGTCTGCGAAATCTCGGCCAGCGAGTTCACACCGCGCAGGAGCTCGGTAGTCCGCGCCACATTGGCGTTAAGCCAGGCGTGCTCCTGTTGTTCCTGGATATAGCGGGCTTCCCTGTCCTGCTTCTCCTCGATCTCTTTCGCCATAACCTGAAAAGCACGGGAGACCTCGCCGAACTCATCCTTCGAGGTCACTTTTATCTTGCGGATTTCTTGCATATTCCCGCCGCCGACGCTTCGGATCATCATGGAGACGGTAGCCAGTCCCCTTGTGATGCTGGGAAGCACCCACAAGATGACGCCAAGTCCAAGCAGCAGACCTGCGGCTATCACCATCGCAACGATTTGAGTGGAGCTCTGATAGCTGCTCTTGGCACTATTGATTTCCTCATTGATTTTGAAATTCTCATAATCGGCCAAATTGTTCAGGCTCGCCAGCACCTCGTTCTGAATACTCGTTCCGAACGCGTTGCGGTAGGCGGTCGCCCCCTCCCTGTCGCCCTTGGCCAACAGGTTCAGCACGCTTTCCTGGTATGAAAAATAGGCCTCGGTCGTCTTTTCAATGCGCGCGAACATCTGCTGCTCTTCCGCGGTTTTGTTCGCAGCATTCATCAGGGCCGTATATCCCGCGGATCTGGCTTTGCTCCGTCCGATCTCATTGCGCTGAACATCCATATCCACATCGGGATTCAGCAAAATGGTCGCCAGAATACGGGCCATGTCATTGACTTCGCCGCGCATGCCGGACGAGGCTTGAATTTTCTTGTAGCGGTCCTGATAAATGCTGCCGAGCTGTTTGTTCATATTATGAAGCCGGTCGTATCCGACCAGCGCCAGCGTTAGCATGATGACCATAAGCGCGCTGAAGCCGATCAGCAGCTTGGCTTTGATCTTCATCGGTTATTCTTTTCCCTTCTTGAGTGAAATCCACACAAGGCATTTATCGTCGTCGCGCTCACCCGGAGGCGCCCCATCGAAGAAAGCGGCCCGCATCGGCTGTTCCCGCCACTCATGCCCCCCGTCCAGTTGACGGATCAGATATTCCAGCTGCTCCTCGTGGTCTCCGTCGACCATTTCCAGGAGCCCGTCGGTATAGAGCGCCAGGTGGCCTTCCCGCTCATAGCTGACGCTCTGCGGCGTGGCTTCAATCCGGTCGAACAAGCCTACAGGATGGCAGTTGGTCTCGAGCATGAGCGGTTCCCGGGCATCGCCTTCGAAGAACAGGGCCGGCGGATGACCCGCATTGATATAGTCAATGCGCCGCAATCTGGTATCGATTACCATATATATAGCCGTAAAATAGTATTGTACAAGCTGCTTCTCAATATAAAGCTGGTTGAAGCGTCGATTCAGCTCCTGTACGACCTTCTCCGGCTCCACGTACGTCGTGACCGTATCCTTGAGTACAGAGGCAATGAACATGCAGAACAGCGAAGAAGAAATGCCGTGCCCCATCATATCCAGCAGGATAACGGCGTACCGCCCTTCACCCAGGTCATACCAAGCGTATAAATCTCCAGCCAGCTCGAAGGAAGGCTGGTAAATGGCATGCACCTCAATCTCTTCTTTTACCAGCGGCAGGCTGAGTACCGCATTTTGCACAAGGGCCGCCAGCTTCAATTCATCCTGTATCCGCTGGTCCCGCTCCTTGTGCCAGTCCTTCTCGGCTTTGAGTCTCAGCGCCAGCCGGATTCTCGCCATGAGCTCGACCTTGTTGATCGGCTTGGTCACATAATCGACCGCGCCGGCGTCCAGGGCCTCGGCCAGCTTTTTGGAGTCGCCCACGGCGGTTACCATAATAATGGGTATATCCTTCAAATGCTCGTACCGCTGCACGATCCGGCAGGCCTCGATGCCGTCCATCTCCGGCATCATCATGTCCAGCAGAATCAAATCTACGTCGGAGTGCTTGGGTCTGAGCTCACTGTTATTCTCACGGCTGATCCCGATCATCTCCAGCATTTCTATAGCGGAAGAAGCCGTAACCAGATTGCGGTACCCCTCTTTTTTCAGAATTTCGCGGATAATGATAATATTGGTGGGATTATCGTCTACGATTAAAATCTTCATCACTTCACCTCGCACAGTTTCATGTTTCGACCGAAAATGCCAAAATGCGCATAATTCTATCTTACGACACTTAGCCTGATATTTTCCATCCGCAAGATTTGTTGAGGCGGCCTTTTCTTTCCTCCGTCAGGAAAATTAAAGAACATTTCTTCAACAAAGTAACCTCCAGCTCCACTGGCTAAAGTGGGACTGGAGGTTACGTTATTGGACTATGAATCGTTACCGATTAGAGTTCGGCTCAGAGTTCGGCGCTCATGCGGATGTTTTTTTGGCGACTACGAGCACTTTGCCCAAATCAAGCTCTCTCTCGAAAAAATCAGCCTCCGCTTCGCTAAACCCGAGCGAGGTAATCTTGGAGCGAAGCTCGTCGCCGCGCGAGCGGAACATATTGGCCAACGTACCGAACAATCCCTCTTCTCTAAGCCCGACTTCATTGCTGTCCGCAGCCTCCGCGATCCGTTCTTCCCGGTCCCGGTCATGGCTAATAACGTACAAATCTTCCTTCCTATACCCGCTGTCCCACAACCGATTCACTTCTTCAATAGCCTGTACACCATTTTCCAACACCTTGGCATAGGCATGTGCACCGACAGAATCCATGATCTCACTCTCCTTAGCGCGAAATTTATCATTTCTTACAAGGCAGTAACGGCATAGACAACTATATCTTAATAAACCTGTCGTTTCCGGTTGAAACGGCTCACGACGAATATTCGTCAAACAAATCAATTCCATCCCATTGCCCGGTCTTCTGGCTCCGGTAGATTTTAAGGGCCGTGCTGCCCCTCATGTACACGTCGCCATCTTCCGCCACGAAATCCGGGGAGCCGAGCGTCTCCTGCAGCGTATCGTTAACAGGATCGATCCTGATCTCGTTAAGCCGCAGCCCGTAATCCCGGGCCTGCTGCGGGCTGACATGCACATACACCACAACCCCGTCCGAGACGCCGGCCGACATATCCGCATAGCGATACTCCAGGCTGTCCTGCCAAGGATCGGGAACGATACTCAGCGGCTGGCCTTTACGCGCCGTCAGCTCTTCCTCCGAGGAATACAGCGACACTCCGGCCAGCGACTCAAAGCTGCGAATGAACTTATTCTCGCTATCCCCGGTTTCTTGCGCTGCGTTATGGGCCGCCAGCACCGCCTGGTACCCGAATCCGAAACCGTCAGCGTTCATTGGCGCATTCGGGGCAGACGAATCCGCAGCAAAAAGAGGGGAAAGAAGACCAAACAGAAGAATCCATACATTCATATGATTGCCCCGCCTTTCCAGTCTGCATTTCGGCTGCCCTGATCTGCCGGCCGAAATCATTTGCGGTATTTTTGCCAAAGGCCCGCCGCCACGTCGACACC encodes:
- a CDS encoding response regulator, producing the protein MKIKAKLLIGFSALMVIMLTLALVGYDRLHNMNKQLGSIYQDRYKKIQASSGMRGEVNDMARILATILLNPDVDMDVQRNEIGRSKARSAGYTALMNAANKTAEEQQMFARIEKTTEAYFSYQESVLNLLAKGDREGATAYRNAFGTSIQNEVLASLNNLADYENFKINEEINSAKSSYQSSTQIVAMVIAAGLLLGLGVILWVLPSITRGLATVSMMIRSVGGGNMQEIRKIKVTSKDEFGEVSRAFQVMAKEIEEKQDREARYIQEQQEHAWLNANVARTTELLRGVNSLAEISQTFVSEFAPVVGAKFSAVYLREKNHPDRLGIYGAYAFDESKPRDGFDLGSGLVGQCALDRKPIRLESAPEDYLKVASGFGSSAPGNIAIYPLLFNEELLGVMEFASFKPFSELHYELLEQLAVNLAAIVNNTTHRLVVEELLRESQALTEELQCQSEELQSQQEELRRSNENLEEQTEALKRSEELLQRQQEELEHYNSELVAKTRSLEEQVGLIEEQKDEIESARVQLEKQAMQLTVTSRYKSEFMANMSHELRTPLNSLLILSQLLMENKEGNLTDKQVEFSQTIYTSGSDLLKMIDEILDLSKADAGKMELNREKVTLTDLKTFVKQNFAPVAQKKGLSLRLSFNEPLPDHIVTDGYRLKQVLRNLLSNAFKFTNKGFVEFSVSRASEKSLPVYLPLDREYMAISVKDSGIGIPEDKKDLVFEAFQQADGTTSRKYGGTGLGLSISRELSRLMGGGIVLESREGEGSEFTLYLPVVINYSLLPGAQQAAAAGEARVPSSAVGYLPSAAESESRPIREPETPEMREAPFADDREDLSSSDKVLLIIEDDDKFAHILVDMARSRGFKTLVALRGDTGLHMARSYLPDAIILDIQLPVMDGWSILRELKNEAKTRHIPVHVISVGDEIKQGLKMGAIAYLRKPSTREALERAFTQIESYTESSLKHLLIVEDDGIQRRSIIELIGHDDVAITAVSTGGEALEELRKRKYDCMVLDLVLGDMDGFELLDHIRDDEKLNDLPIIIYTGKDLDCKEETRLRKYAESIIIKDVRSPERLLDETTLFLHRVEANLPEDKRKILQRLHNKEELFEGKKILLVDDDIRNVFALSSVLEGYQMEVKFAENGREALEMLKNQPEFDLVLMDMMMPEMDGYEAMRRIRDIPQFAKLPVIALTAKAMKEDRAKCIEAGASDYLKKPIDTDQLLSLMRVWLYS
- a CDS encoding general stress protein; the encoded protein is MDSVGAHAYAKVLENGVQAIEEVNRLWDSGYRKEDLYVISHDRDREERIAEAADSNEVGLREEGLFGTLANMFRSRGDELRSKITSLGFSEAEADFFERELDLGKVLVVAKKTSA
- a CDS encoding PP2C family protein-serine/threonine phosphatase gives rise to the protein MKILIVDDNPTNIIIIREILKKEGYRNLVTASSAIEMLEMIGISRENNSELRPKHSDVDLILLDMMMPEMDGIEACRIVQRYEHLKDIPIIMVTAVGDSKKLAEALDAGAVDYVTKPINKVELMARIRLALRLKAEKDWHKERDQRIQDELKLAALVQNAVLSLPLVKEEIEVHAIYQPSFELAGDLYAWYDLGEGRYAVILLDMMGHGISSSLFCMFIASVLKDTVTTYVEPEKVVQELNRRFNQLYIEKQLVQYYFTAIYMVIDTRLRRIDYINAGHPPALFFEGDAREPLMLETNCHPVGLFDRIEATPQSVSYEREGHLALYTDGLLEMVDGDHEEQLEYLIRQLDGGHEWREQPMRAAFFDGAPPGERDDDKCLVWISLKKGKE